From a region of the Primulina eburnea isolate SZY01 chromosome 7, ASM2296580v1, whole genome shotgun sequence genome:
- the LOC140835849 gene encoding uncharacterized protein — protein MTRFFEQHFQQAPRPQYDIYDQFRRLGLKEFSGPTDPCAAEAWIRALQVQFHYFNMGDADRVRCATYRFRDDASLRWEGAEHGINLATPTLALFKEMFYEKYFTADVRGRLKREFMTLRQGETSIAEFVRKFDRGCHFVPLIARDAADKLRHFLDGLLPTISRDVMMMHPLDYAATTT, from the coding sequence ATGACTCGTTTCTTTGAGCAGCATTTTCAACAGGCTCCTAGGCCACAATATGATATCtatgatcagttccggaggctagggctgaaggaattttctggcccCACTGACCCATGTGCTGCTGAGGCTTGGATTCGCGCACTTCAGGTGCAATTTCACTATTTTAATATGGGAGATGCTGACCGCGTGAGGTGTGCCACTTACAGGTTTAGGGATGATGCTTCTCTACGGTGGGAAGGAGCTGAGCATGGTATTAATCTCGCTACTCCTACTTTGGCTCTATTTAAGGAAATGTTCTATGAGAAGTACTTTACTGCTGACGTCCGAGGACGATTGAAGAGGGAATTTATGACTCTCCGTCAGGGAGAAACTTCTATAGCTGAGTTTGTGAGAaagtttgataggggttgtcactttgtaccccttattgctAGGGATGCTGCTGATAAGCTTAGACACTTTCTAGATGGTCTACTACCTACTATAAGCCGTGACGTGATGATGATGCATCCCTTGGATTATGCTGCTACCACAACCTAA